Proteins from a single region of Mailhella massiliensis:
- the drmB gene encoding DUF1998 domain-containing protein, with protein sequence MACVGEIRPSQLMFSYGVGSIVDLPQFSALVMGLDDWDKAKCPLIVENRLLSAVRQCVGQQVEELRLPPVQPENGDEGTGVPVAPFPRWMRCTACGYMAPLEGGVFTKVERMFQPVRFVHATCRESRGRQAPRAVPVRFLFACSNGHMYDVPWSDFVHDGKECAEPRLYMSEFGVVGSTDDIWIRCDNCGAKKPLTSLFDKLHRGGYACRGLHPHLRRKAARPCSERPSLITLGASNLWFPQSLSVLSIPDNKSELEALVKKHWEDLQDADEGAIVWLSKPNRHPELAAFAVSDILRTIEEVRNAQQQKKDVAQIESDIKLPEWNILTGTTPVEASHTLEVKVVDAPTNCGRYFEKTTLVPRLTEVRAMYGFTRLSTQQELDLGIVRPLTTVPLTREPARWLPAYESHGEGIFLRFREDRLQAWESNPKVQAHNELFFRAHQAWRKSRHYENVNEGYPGIRFVLLHSFSHALMQQIVLDCGYTAASIRERLYCRTADMEGGPMAGVLLYTAASDSEGTLGGLVSLGKPDILGRYIQQAMESMRLCTADPLCAERRPEADGRSIHGASCHACLFSPETSCECGNRYLDRNVLVSTFATRDNVMGYWEKWDE encoded by the coding sequence ATGGCTTGTGTAGGTGAAATCCGTCCCAGTCAGCTCATGTTTTCCTACGGCGTGGGCTCCATTGTTGACCTTCCCCAGTTTTCCGCTCTGGTCATGGGGCTGGACGACTGGGACAAGGCAAAGTGTCCCCTTATTGTGGAAAACCGCCTTCTTTCCGCCGTGCGTCAGTGCGTGGGCCAGCAGGTGGAGGAGCTGCGCCTTCCCCCGGTTCAGCCGGAAAACGGCGATGAGGGCACGGGCGTGCCCGTCGCCCCCTTTCCCCGCTGGATGCGCTGCACCGCCTGCGGCTACATGGCCCCGCTGGAGGGAGGAGTGTTCACGAAAGTGGAGCGCATGTTTCAGCCTGTGCGCTTCGTTCATGCCACCTGCCGGGAAAGCAGGGGCCGTCAGGCTCCGCGAGCCGTGCCCGTGCGTTTTCTTTTCGCCTGCTCCAATGGACACATGTACGACGTGCCGTGGAGCGACTTCGTGCACGACGGCAAGGAATGTGCCGAACCCAGGCTTTACATGTCGGAATTCGGCGTTGTCGGCAGTACGGATGACATCTGGATACGGTGCGACAACTGCGGTGCAAAAAAGCCTCTCACCAGCCTTTTCGACAAGCTGCACCGGGGCGGTTATGCCTGCAGGGGGCTGCACCCGCACCTTCGCAGAAAAGCGGCGCGGCCCTGTTCGGAAAGGCCTTCCCTCATAACGCTCGGCGCGTCGAACCTGTGGTTTCCGCAGTCTTTGAGCGTGCTTTCCATTCCCGACAACAAGAGCGAGCTGGAAGCGCTGGTCAAAAAACACTGGGAAGATCTGCAGGATGCGGACGAGGGCGCCATAGTCTGGCTTTCCAAGCCGAACAGGCACCCCGAGCTTGCCGCCTTTGCCGTGTCGGACATACTGCGGACCATTGAGGAGGTACGGAATGCCCAGCAGCAGAAAAAGGATGTCGCGCAGATAGAAAGCGACATCAAGCTCCCGGAATGGAACATCCTTACGGGAACGACGCCCGTGGAGGCTTCCCATACGCTGGAAGTGAAGGTTGTGGATGCGCCGACGAACTGCGGGCGCTATTTTGAAAAAACCACCCTTGTACCCCGGCTGACGGAGGTGCGGGCCATGTACGGCTTTACCCGGCTTTCCACCCAGCAGGAACTGGACCTCGGCATCGTGAGGCCGCTGACCACGGTTCCGCTCACGCGCGAGCCTGCCCGCTGGCTGCCCGCCTATGAAAGCCATGGGGAGGGGATTTTCCTCCGCTTCAGGGAAGACAGGCTTCAGGCATGGGAAAGCAATCCGAAGGTGCAGGCCCACAACGAGCTTTTCTTCCGGGCGCATCAGGCATGGAGGAAGAGCCGGCATTATGAAAACGTGAACGAAGGCTACCCCGGCATCCGCTTCGTGCTGCTGCATTCCTTCTCTCATGCGCTGATGCAGCAGATCGTGCTCGACTGCGGCTATACCGCCGCCAGCATCAGGGAAAGGCTCTACTGCCGCACGGCGGACATGGAAGGCGGGCCCATGGCGGGCGTGCTGCTCTATACCGCCGCCTCCGACAGCGAAGGCACGCTCGGCGGGCTGGTTTCGCTGGGAAAGCCGGACATACTCGGCAGGTACATTCAGCAGGCCATGGAAAGCATGCGCCTGTGCACGGCTGACCCCTTGTGTGCGGAACGCAGGCCGGAGGCCGACGGCCGCAGCATACACGGCGCAAGCTGCCATGCCTGCCTTTTCAGCCCCGAAACCTCCTGCGAGTGCGGCAACCGCTATCTGGACAGGAACGTCCTTGTCAGCACGTTTGCCACCCGCGACAACGTGATGGGATACTGGGAGAAGTGGGATGAATGA
- the drmA gene encoding DISARM system helicase DrmA, with product MSVTPYALREELIRLIRRDMLGPVGGPEEELSSRELRLPDLYLVGALAPGGKPDVVPGRAEDAAPDREDEAGLEMESFVMAGPEGADGSTEKEASLVDSLLPSSAGFTFLVDGAEERLRVRAAWGQYHAVHSEEDENGKPRVLGWKRTPVCNEPVLLNLTEGAGVLPLPEDEDIVLSFHIRRRGGLWYVSLFIVNMRRGRRDRTGKKWIFQVELAVDSWEGAGRPIFRQRPLSVGDLSLLDPGEKREMEDLALRYRHCGVFGKGRGCAISAEREPGDPADVARRLSLDFLPVTTVPGQSPRTEEDDPLLKDIVLDMHTLSVMDGELLLANLSRIAAAYAAWAAGLQLSEKDAVHEAAAKRAKEAALRALERLKEGIAVLRGNDDALRAFRFANSAMCSQRVHSILAARVRGGQYTAAQKKNLLHELNVPKNRSWRLFQLAFLLLNIAPLTDPLHKDRSSEGYGAVADLLWFSTGGGKTEAYLGLTAYTLAIRRLQGDLGGLDAGHGVAVFMRYTLRLLTLQQFQRASALMCACEELRRRDVKTWGEEPFRLGLWVGAHSTPNTLDGAERSLGEQFQHSGDSTPLQLNTCPWCGAPITKNNVHVFQGVRQSGRCVTYCGDSSGTCPFTRRKSPEEGLPVMLVDEEIYRRPPSFLISTVDKFAQMPWKGEVEMLFGRVEGLCPRHGFVSPEVEEKVGVVHQKHEAAPEAPIREHPWLRPPDLVIQDELHLISGPLGSMVALYENAVDSLCEWKMGDTVVRPKVIASTATIRRAEEQIRRLFNRRVEVFPPPGIDSRDNFFSLERPVSEAFPGRSYLGLCAIGHRMPPVSVRLYATVMAAAQKLFNEYGEAADPWMTTMGYFNSVRELAGMRRLVGDVVRGRLADKNQRGLAQRRIYKVEELTSRQSSRNIPRILEQLSNRFQAPVQNLPLDMRPYDVVLATNMISVGMDIERLGLMVVHGQPKTTSEYIQASSRIGRSGAAPGLVLMLYNWARPRDMSHFEDFYSYHEAFQRHVEALSVTPFAGRALDRGLAGVLVSLVRLMDVPMNANASPISLPDDETLLTRAMERLLQRVSDVSQSSEVVAQVRAMLEKKRDVWLERARKARNHTSGLSYRPMSSAAGLLVGDEDPANAFYCPSSMRDVESTVNLCLDLSEAGLSVEK from the coding sequence ATGTCCGTTACGCCCTATGCCCTGCGCGAGGAACTCATACGCCTTATCAGGCGGGACATGCTCGGCCCTGTGGGCGGGCCGGAGGAGGAACTTTCCTCCCGGGAACTGCGCCTGCCCGACCTGTACCTTGTGGGTGCGCTGGCCCCCGGCGGTAAGCCGGATGTCGTGCCCGGGCGGGCGGAGGATGCCGCCCCCGACAGGGAGGACGAGGCCGGGCTTGAAATGGAAAGCTTTGTCATGGCCGGGCCGGAAGGCGCGGACGGCAGCACGGAGAAGGAAGCCTCGCTGGTGGACAGCCTGCTTCCCTCCTCGGCCGGGTTCACCTTTCTGGTGGACGGGGCGGAAGAACGCCTCCGGGTGCGTGCGGCCTGGGGGCAGTACCATGCCGTACACTCGGAAGAGGATGAGAACGGCAAGCCCCGCGTGCTCGGCTGGAAGCGCACGCCCGTATGCAACGAACCTGTGCTGCTGAACCTCACGGAGGGGGCCGGCGTTCTGCCCCTGCCGGAAGATGAGGATATCGTTCTTTCCTTCCATATCCGCCGCAGGGGCGGGCTCTGGTATGTGAGCCTTTTTATCGTCAACATGAGGCGCGGCCGGAGAGACCGCACCGGGAAGAAGTGGATTTTTCAGGTGGAGCTGGCGGTGGATTCCTGGGAGGGGGCGGGCCGCCCCATCTTCAGGCAGCGGCCGCTGTCGGTGGGCGACCTTTCCCTGCTGGATCCCGGGGAAAAGCGGGAAATGGAGGATCTGGCCCTGCGGTACCGGCACTGCGGCGTGTTCGGCAAGGGCCGGGGCTGCGCCATATCGGCGGAGAGGGAGCCCGGCGATCCTGCGGACGTGGCGCGCAGGCTTTCACTGGATTTTCTGCCTGTGACCACCGTGCCGGGGCAGAGCCCGCGCACGGAAGAGGACGACCCGCTTCTTAAAGATATCGTGCTCGACATGCACACGCTTTCCGTCATGGACGGGGAGCTGCTTTTGGCCAACCTGAGCCGCATTGCCGCGGCCTATGCCGCATGGGCGGCCGGTTTGCAGCTTTCCGAAAAGGATGCGGTGCATGAGGCCGCCGCAAAAAGAGCAAAGGAGGCGGCCCTGCGCGCCCTTGAGCGCCTGAAGGAGGGCATTGCCGTGCTGCGCGGCAACGATGACGCGCTTCGCGCCTTCCGTTTCGCCAACAGCGCCATGTGTTCCCAGCGCGTGCACAGCATACTTGCGGCAAGGGTGAGGGGAGGCCAGTACACGGCCGCACAGAAGAAGAATCTCCTGCATGAGCTGAACGTGCCGAAAAACCGCAGCTGGAGGCTCTTCCAGCTGGCCTTTCTGCTGCTCAACATAGCCCCGCTCACCGACCCGCTGCACAAGGACCGCAGCAGCGAGGGCTACGGCGCCGTGGCCGACCTTCTGTGGTTTTCCACGGGCGGCGGCAAAACGGAAGCCTACCTCGGCCTTACCGCCTATACGCTGGCCATACGGCGGCTTCAGGGCGACCTCGGCGGGCTGGACGCCGGGCACGGGGTGGCCGTGTTCATGCGCTACACGTTGCGCCTGCTCACCTTGCAGCAGTTTCAACGCGCCTCCGCCCTCATGTGCGCCTGCGAGGAACTGCGCCGCAGGGATGTGAAAACCTGGGGCGAGGAACCCTTCCGGCTCGGGCTGTGGGTGGGCGCGCATTCCACGCCCAACACGCTGGACGGCGCGGAACGCTCCCTCGGTGAGCAGTTTCAGCATTCCGGCGACAGCACGCCCCTGCAGTTGAACACCTGCCCGTGGTGCGGCGCGCCCATCACCAAAAACAATGTTCATGTGTTTCAGGGCGTGCGGCAGAGCGGCCGGTGCGTCACCTACTGCGGCGACAGCTCGGGCACATGCCCCTTCACCCGCAGAAAGTCGCCGGAAGAAGGGCTGCCCGTCATGCTGGTGGATGAGGAAATCTACCGCCGCCCGCCTTCCTTCCTCATTTCCACGGTGGACAAGTTCGCCCAGATGCCGTGGAAGGGCGAGGTGGAAATGCTCTTCGGCCGCGTGGAAGGCCTGTGCCCCCGGCACGGCTTTGTTTCCCCCGAGGTGGAGGAGAAGGTGGGCGTTGTGCACCAGAAGCACGAAGCCGCTCCCGAAGCCCCCATCAGGGAGCACCCCTGGCTGCGCCCGCCGGACCTGGTCATTCAGGACGAACTTCACCTCATCAGCGGGCCGCTCGGTTCCATGGTGGCCCTGTATGAAAATGCCGTGGACAGCCTTTGCGAGTGGAAGATGGGCGACACTGTCGTCCGGCCCAAAGTTATCGCCTCCACGGCTACCATACGCCGGGCGGAGGAGCAGATACGCAGGCTCTTCAACCGCAGGGTGGAGGTGTTCCCACCCCCGGGCATCGACAGCCGCGACAACTTCTTTTCTCTGGAGAGGCCCGTTTCGGAGGCCTTCCCCGGGCGCAGCTATCTGGGCCTGTGCGCCATAGGCCACCGTATGCCGCCTGTTTCCGTGCGCCTGTACGCCACGGTCATGGCCGCCGCACAGAAGCTTTTCAACGAGTACGGCGAAGCGGCGGACCCGTGGATGACCACCATGGGCTATTTCAATTCCGTGCGCGAGCTTGCCGGTATGCGCCGCCTTGTGGGGGACGTGGTGCGCGGCAGGCTGGCCGACAAAAATCAGCGCGGCCTCGCCCAGCGCAGAATATACAAGGTGGAGGAGCTTACCTCCCGCCAGTCGAGCCGGAACATTCCCCGCATTCTGGAGCAGCTTTCCAACCGCTTTCAGGCGCCTGTGCAGAACCTTCCTCTGGACATGCGTCCCTATGACGTGGTGCTGGCCACCAACATGATTTCCGTGGGCATGGATATCGAGCGCCTCGGCCTCATGGTGGTGCACGGCCAGCCCAAGACCACCTCGGAATACATTCAGGCGAGCAGCCGCATAGGGCGTTCCGGCGCTGCTCCCGGGCTGGTGCTCATGCTCTACAACTGGGCAAGGCCCCGCGACATGTCGCATTTTGAAGATTTCTACAGCTATCATGAGGCGTTCCAGCGCCATGTGGAGGCGCTTTCCGTCACGCCCTTTGCCGGGCGCGCTCTCGACCGGGGGCTTGCCGGCGTGCTTGTGAGCCTTGTGCGCCTCATGGACGTGCCTATGAACGCCAACGCCTCCCCCATTTCGCTGCCCGACGATGAAACGCTGCTTACCCGGGCCATGGAAAGGCTGCTTCAGCGTGTGAGCGACGTTTCCCAGAGCAGCGAGGTGGTGGCGCAGGTGCGCGCCATGCTGGAAAAAAAGCGCGACGTGTGGCTTGAGCGGGCACGCAAGGCGCGGAACCATACTTCCGGCCTTTCCTATCGGCCCATGTCCAGTGCCGCCGGGCTGCTTGTCGGCGATGAGGACCCCGCCAATGCCTTTTACTGCCCCAGCAGTATGCGCGACGTGGAAAGTACGGTGAACCTCTGTCTCGACCTGTCGGAAGCCGGTCTGTCCGTGGAGAAGTAA
- the drmC gene encoding DISARM system phospholipase D-like protein DrmC: MNEALAAKAGKFCISTPPELLDALARALEEGHENAASLQKKLGLNADVARRFAELLRDSSCEELAAALRMGAHFCRREESRRSSFVWSGPSAVLEARKTEQVILDLVQGAEEELLLVSFAAYRVPSLLCAVQKAVDRGVRTRFVLETEDDSEGRLNVDASEAFSSLTGARFYHWPKEKRESHAPGMHPVMHAKCVVTEKAFFISSANLTEHAVSCNMELGFLCFDREKAVVLLGQFTSLIAAGILKKMVKT; this comes from the coding sequence ATGAATGAAGCCCTGGCCGCCAAAGCGGGCAAGTTCTGCATATCCACGCCTCCTGAGCTGCTCGACGCTTTGGCCCGGGCGCTGGAGGAGGGGCATGAGAACGCCGCCTCTCTTCAGAAAAAGCTCGGCCTGAATGCCGATGTCGCAAGGAGATTTGCGGAGCTTCTCCGGGACTCATCCTGCGAGGAGCTTGCCGCCGCCCTGCGCATGGGCGCGCACTTCTGCCGCAGGGAGGAGTCCCGCCGGTCGAGCTTCGTATGGTCCGGGCCTTCCGCTGTGCTGGAAGCCAGAAAGACGGAACAGGTCATTCTGGACCTGGTGCAGGGGGCGGAGGAGGAACTTCTGCTCGTGAGTTTTGCCGCCTACAGGGTTCCTTCGCTGCTTTGCGCCGTGCAGAAGGCCGTAGACCGGGGCGTACGGACGCGCTTTGTTCTGGAAACGGAGGATGATTCCGAGGGCAGGCTGAATGTCGATGCCTCGGAAGCGTTTTCTTCCCTCACGGGGGCGCGTTTTTACCACTGGCCGAAGGAAAAGCGGGAAAGCCATGCCCCGGGGATGCACCCCGTCATGCACGCCAAGTGCGTAGTCACGGAAAAGGCCTTTTTCATCAGCAGCGCCAACCTTACGGAACACGCCGTGAGCTGCAACATGGAACTGGGCTTTCTTTGCTTCGACAGGGAAAAGGCGGTCGTGCTGCTCGGGCAGTTCACGAGCCTCATCGCCGCAGGCATCCTTAAGAAAATGGTAAAAACATGA
- a CDS encoding Eco57I restriction-modification methylase domain-containing protein gives MPNVAEHKEWLSLIDVSGPFLTLPVLNEKLPHGLDALEDGLATRLRLAWEEKAQAGTEAAARAFMHFVLAEVLGYDEEVLRPASEYGDIRLFLPEFQEELRPDYVLAPPAEGSFSLDEEPCCDEAEKKPVLLVAHAPGKDPERALSGSGCPWSPARRMAELCRASGVPLGLACGEEKYTLVYAAKNRTTSYITWDAGLWLEERITLRAFVTLLCKQRFFSLKEEESLTRLMEQSAEKQQEVTDKLGLQVRGAMTEFLRALDALDRANGGALVGHIAPGRLYDAALTVMMRLVFLLSAEERGLMLLGDEVYDSAYAASTLYESLREEADRFGEELLTARHDAWVRLLALFRAVYGGVTHDRLRLQAYGGSLFDPDAYPFLEGRAEGSSWKRVEARPLAVDNKVILHMLESVLFLRDRATTGVDEAVRLSFRALDVEQIGHVYEGLLDRTARRAPQVLLGLKYDKKAAEPWLPLEEAERLSAEGEEAFFSAMANITGLTAAKVKSALAGEGRGRSRAPDEQRMERKKALLRRVLNGDEALENRILPFLGLLREDGFERPLVVPEGGLYVTAGSQRRDTGTHYTPRPITESLVAATLEPHVYEGPAQGLPRAEWKLKDAESILALRVCDMTMGSGAFLVQVCRYLAERLTEAWEKGAPGRDVPADAEERLFLARRLVADNCLYGVDNNPMAVEMAKLSLWLTTMWKNRPFTFLDHALRTGDALMGISSMEEIKEFSLNRGETQQYLFGFADMQNAVNEALESRRGLEVLRSDSILNVERKAALLDKAEAATHKLRLRADALVMATVAARGALSLDSREKLMEELLDPHFSTQPEALEAWVEARRRRLVQGNDGDATPGFTRPFHWALEFPEIFEGENPGFDVLVGNPPFKGSQLMREDLGNFYREYLVNIIGSGVRGQADLAAYFFLRASRLVRRGGDFGLIATNTIAQGDTREVGLLQLEREGCAIRAAWPDVPWEGNATVTTSQIILRRPGGEEYAGSVLLGDVPVEAISSFLKAGQEEWEAKPLKENAGIAFQGSIILGEGFLTTEEQARQWMEADAANREVLFPYLVGADVTSDPEQRPSRWVINFFDWEEERASSYRLPFQQIQELVRPIRAENKRKQRREQWWLFAERSSALYHALGRGDAFEKHSQGWKPLNTINEVIVISGVSKYGMFCFVPNRYVMSHALFVFASDDYALFGLLQTSFHHAWARKMCSTMRSDLRYTPSSAFDTFPRPEASLLGPVRTVAEELHGLRAQVMKREGMGLTALYNHLHNPESSLPGAAELRRLHEELDKAAAAAYGWSNLDMSHDFREVGYLPDNDNVRRTIAEPVRLEVLRRLTLLNKERFEKEQAAAPAEKTGKKRTRRAPARQGSLI, from the coding sequence ATGCCCAACGTTGCCGAACATAAGGAATGGCTTTCGCTTATTGATGTTTCCGGCCCCTTTCTTACGCTGCCCGTGCTGAATGAAAAGCTGCCGCACGGGCTGGACGCGCTTGAGGACGGCCTTGCAACGCGCCTGCGCCTTGCCTGGGAGGAAAAAGCGCAGGCGGGGACGGAGGCTGCCGCGCGCGCCTTCATGCATTTTGTGCTTGCCGAGGTGCTGGGGTACGATGAGGAAGTGCTCCGGCCTGCCTCGGAATACGGGGACATACGCCTTTTTCTGCCGGAATTTCAGGAAGAGCTGCGGCCGGATTATGTGCTTGCGCCGCCTGCGGAGGGTTCGTTTTCTCTGGATGAGGAGCCATGCTGCGACGAGGCGGAGAAAAAGCCCGTGCTGCTTGTTGCCCATGCTCCGGGAAAGGACCCGGAGAGGGCGCTTTCCGGTTCCGGCTGTCCGTGGAGCCCGGCAAGGCGCATGGCTGAACTGTGCCGGGCGAGCGGCGTGCCCCTCGGCCTGGCCTGCGGGGAGGAGAAATACACGCTGGTGTATGCCGCAAAAAACAGGACTACGTCCTACATTACCTGGGATGCGGGCCTGTGGCTGGAAGAGCGCATCACGCTGCGTGCCTTTGTCACGCTTTTGTGCAAGCAACGCTTCTTTTCCCTGAAGGAGGAGGAAAGCCTTACCCGCCTGATGGAGCAGAGCGCGGAGAAGCAGCAGGAAGTGACCGACAAGCTGGGCCTTCAGGTACGCGGGGCCATGACGGAATTTCTGCGTGCGCTCGATGCGCTGGACCGTGCGAACGGGGGCGCGCTTGTGGGGCACATAGCTCCCGGGCGTTTGTACGACGCGGCGCTTACGGTGATGATGCGGCTGGTGTTTCTGCTTTCTGCGGAAGAGCGTGGCCTGATGCTCCTTGGCGATGAGGTGTACGACAGCGCCTATGCGGCCTCCACCCTGTATGAATCCCTGCGGGAAGAGGCGGACCGCTTCGGGGAAGAGCTGCTCACCGCAAGGCACGATGCCTGGGTGCGGCTTCTGGCCCTTTTCCGCGCGGTGTACGGCGGCGTTACCCACGACCGTCTGCGCCTGCAAGCCTACGGCGGTTCGCTGTTCGACCCCGACGCCTATCCCTTCCTGGAAGGCAGGGCGGAAGGCTCCTCGTGGAAGAGGGTGGAGGCGCGGCCCCTTGCCGTGGACAACAAGGTTATCCTGCACATGCTCGAATCGGTGCTCTTTCTGCGCGACAGGGCGACCACGGGCGTGGATGAGGCCGTGAGGCTTTCCTTCCGCGCGCTGGACGTGGAACAGATAGGCCATGTGTACGAGGGCCTGCTGGACAGAACGGCCCGCCGCGCGCCGCAGGTGCTGCTGGGGCTGAAGTACGATAAGAAGGCGGCCGAACCCTGGCTGCCCCTTGAGGAGGCGGAACGGCTCAGCGCCGAAGGGGAGGAGGCCTTTTTCTCCGCCATGGCGAACATTACGGGCCTTACGGCGGCCAAAGTGAAAAGCGCCCTGGCCGGGGAAGGGCGCGGAAGAAGCCGCGCCCCGGATGAGCAGCGCATGGAGCGGAAAAAGGCGCTGCTTCGCCGCGTGTTGAACGGCGACGAGGCGCTGGAAAATCGCATTCTGCCCTTTCTCGGCCTTCTGCGGGAGGATGGTTTCGAGCGGCCCCTCGTTGTGCCGGAAGGCGGGCTGTATGTGACCGCCGGTTCCCAGCGCAGGGATACCGGCACGCACTACACGCCGCGCCCCATTACGGAAAGCCTTGTGGCCGCCACGCTGGAACCCCATGTGTACGAAGGCCCGGCGCAGGGCCTGCCCCGCGCGGAATGGAAGCTGAAGGATGCTGAAAGCATCCTTGCCCTCAGGGTGTGCGACATGACCATGGGTTCCGGCGCGTTTCTCGTGCAGGTGTGCCGCTACCTTGCAGAACGGCTGACGGAGGCGTGGGAGAAGGGCGCCCCCGGCCGGGACGTGCCCGCCGATGCCGAAGAGCGACTTTTTCTGGCGCGCCGCCTTGTGGCGGACAACTGCCTTTACGGCGTGGACAACAACCCCATGGCCGTGGAAATGGCCAAGCTTTCCCTCTGGCTGACCACCATGTGGAAGAACAGGCCCTTCACCTTTCTGGACCATGCGCTGAGAACGGGCGACGCCCTCATGGGCATAAGCTCCATGGAAGAGATTAAGGAATTCAGCCTGAACCGGGGGGAAACGCAGCAGTACCTTTTCGGCTTTGCCGATATGCAGAACGCCGTCAACGAGGCGCTGGAATCCCGCAGGGGGCTGGAAGTGCTCCGTTCCGACAGCATTCTGAACGTGGAGCGCAAGGCGGCCCTGCTGGACAAGGCCGAGGCCGCCACGCACAAGCTGCGCCTGCGTGCCGACGCCCTTGTCATGGCCACCGTGGCGGCCAGAGGGGCGCTGAGTCTGGACAGCCGGGAAAAGCTTATGGAAGAGCTGCTTGATCCGCATTTTTCCACGCAGCCCGAAGCGCTGGAAGCGTGGGTGGAGGCGCGGCGGCGCAGGCTGGTGCAGGGGAACGACGGGGACGCCACCCCCGGCTTTACCCGGCCCTTCCACTGGGCGCTGGAATTTCCGGAAATTTTTGAAGGCGAAAACCCCGGCTTCGACGTGCTTGTGGGCAACCCGCCCTTCAAGGGCAGCCAGCTCATGCGCGAAGATCTGGGGAATTTTTACAGGGAGTACCTTGTCAACATCATCGGCAGCGGCGTGCGCGGGCAGGCCGACCTTGCGGCCTACTTTTTCCTGCGGGCCTCGCGCCTTGTGCGCCGGGGCGGGGATTTCGGCCTGATTGCCACCAACACCATTGCGCAGGGCGATACCCGGGAGGTGGGGCTGCTCCAGCTGGAGAGGGAAGGCTGTGCCATACGCGCGGCCTGGCCGGACGTGCCGTGGGAGGGCAACGCCACGGTGACCACCAGCCAGATCATTCTGCGCCGTCCGGGCGGGGAAGAATACGCCGGGAGCGTGCTGCTCGGCGATGTGCCGGTGGAGGCTATTTCCTCCTTCCTCAAGGCAGGGCAGGAGGAATGGGAGGCTAAGCCGCTCAAGGAGAATGCGGGGATAGCCTTCCAAGGAAGCATCATTCTGGGAGAAGGCTTTCTGACCACGGAGGAGCAGGCCCGGCAGTGGATGGAGGCCGATGCCGCCAACAGGGAGGTGCTCTTCCCCTACCTTGTCGGTGCGGACGTGACCTCCGACCCGGAGCAGAGGCCTTCCCGCTGGGTCATTAATTTTTTTGACTGGGAGGAGGAAAGGGCCTCTTCCTACCGCCTGCCGTTTCAACAGATTCAGGAACTTGTCCGGCCTATACGGGCTGAAAATAAGCGAAAGCAGCGCCGAGAACAATGGTGGCTGTTTGCAGAACGTTCCTCAGCCCTTTACCATGCCCTCGGCAGGGGCGACGCCTTTGAAAAGCATTCCCAGGGATGGAAGCCTCTTAATACAATAAATGAAGTGATCGTTATTAGTGGTGTTTCAAAATACGGTATGTTCTGTTTTGTTCCAAACAGATATGTAATGTCCCATGCGTTATTTGTGTTTGCTTCCGACGATTATGCCTTGTTCGGCCTGCTGCAGACCTCCTTCCACCATGCCTGGGCGCGCAAGATGTGTTCCACCATGCGATCGGATCTGCGTTATACTCCTTCCAGCGCCTTCGATACCTTCCCCCGGCCGGAAGCGTCTCTGCTCGGGCCTGTCCGCACGGTGGCCGAGGAGCTGCACGGCCTGCGCGCGCAGGTGATGAAAAGGGAGGGCATGGGCCTTACCGCGCTTTACAATCACCTGCACAACCCGGAAAGCTCCCTGCCCGGCGCGGCAGAGCTGCGCAGGCTGCATGAGGAGCTGGACAAGGCCGCGGCCGCGGCCTACGGTTGGAGCAACCTCGACATGAGCCACGATTTCCGGGAGGTCGGCTATCTCCCGGACAATGACAACGTGCGCCGCACCATTGCCGAACCGGTGCGCCTGGAAGTGCTGAGGCGCCTTACCCTGCTCAATAAGGAGCGCTTTGAAAAGGAACAGGCCGCCGCACCCGCGGAAAAGACCGGAAAAAAACGTACCAGGCGCGCCCCTGCCCGGCAGGGCAGCCTGATTTGA